One stretch of Xanthomonas sp. DAR 35659 DNA includes these proteins:
- a CDS encoding EAL domain-containing protein → MTKQPDVSDQVEQAADPADRRAPLASPMSEDAVLLSRIILAQGEIAAAGSDPLQVVNVVTRRAQELTRSTGAVVEMRDGNDMLYWSASGTAEQHLGLRLPSDGSLSGLCMRSGQVLQCDDSEEDPRVNRDACRKVGLRSMLVVPLRYGDRGIGVLKVMSPYRNGYTPQDVRTLEMLATLVGATLALAMDRAALQTDVARRQNAEKHAFREKAAIATRIREVVANERLQIVTQPVLALASQRIVGVEALSRFPSNPALPPLRWFDDAGKVGLAVELELAAARKALDLLPQLPAPLYLAINVSAQTLLHPQLDALLQGHPLSRVVLEITEQLQPPDYPRLSERIAALQRQGLRIALDDAGTGFASLRHLLHLAPDIIKLDLTLTRGIDAEPRRQRLALAILSFAAETNASVIVEGIETESELATLQALGVRYGQGYQLAHPGPLAAHLARYPAIEDGIG, encoded by the coding sequence ATGACCAAGCAACCCGACGTTTCGGACCAGGTCGAGCAAGCCGCCGATCCCGCCGACAGGCGCGCTCCCCTCGCCTCGCCGATGAGCGAGGACGCGGTGCTGCTGTCGCGCATCATCCTCGCCCAGGGCGAGATCGCCGCGGCCGGCAGCGATCCGTTGCAGGTGGTCAACGTGGTGACCCGCCGTGCGCAGGAGTTGACCCGCTCCACCGGCGCGGTGGTGGAAATGCGCGACGGCAACGACATGCTGTACTGGTCCGCCAGCGGCACCGCCGAGCAGCACCTCGGCCTGCGCCTGCCCAGCGACGGCAGCCTGTCCGGCTTGTGCATGCGCAGCGGCCAGGTGCTGCAATGCGACGACTCGGAAGAAGACCCACGGGTCAATCGCGACGCCTGCCGCAAGGTCGGCCTGCGCTCGATGCTGGTGGTGCCGCTGCGCTACGGCGACCGCGGCATCGGCGTGCTCAAGGTGATGTCGCCGTACCGCAACGGCTACACGCCGCAGGACGTGCGCACGCTGGAGATGCTGGCGACCCTGGTCGGCGCGACCCTGGCGCTGGCGATGGACCGCGCCGCGCTGCAGACCGACGTGGCGCGCCGCCAGAACGCGGAAAAGCACGCGTTCCGCGAGAAGGCGGCGATCGCCACGCGCATCCGCGAGGTGGTCGCCAACGAACGCCTGCAGATCGTGACCCAGCCGGTGCTGGCGCTGGCCTCGCAACGCATCGTCGGGGTCGAGGCGCTGTCGCGGTTTCCGTCCAACCCCGCGTTGCCGCCGCTGCGCTGGTTCGACGATGCGGGCAAGGTCGGGCTAGCGGTGGAACTGGAACTGGCCGCCGCGCGCAAGGCGCTGGACCTGCTGCCGCAGCTGCCGGCGCCGCTGTACCTGGCGATCAACGTCTCCGCGCAGACCCTGCTGCACCCGCAACTGGACGCGCTGCTGCAGGGCCACCCGCTGTCGCGGGTGGTGCTGGAGATCACCGAGCAGCTGCAGCCGCCGGACTACCCGCGCCTGTCCGAGCGCATCGCCGCGCTGCAGCGGCAAGGCCTGCGCATCGCGCTGGACGATGCCGGCACCGGCTTCGCCAGCCTGCGCCACCTGCTGCACCTGGCGCCGGACATCATCAAGCTGGACCTGACCCTGACCCGCGGCATCGATGCCGAACCGCGGCGCCAGCGGCTGGCGCTGGCGATCCTGTCCTTCGCCGCCGAAACCAACGCCAGCGTGATCGTGGAAGGCATCGAGACCGAAAGCGAACTGGCGACGTTGCAGGCATTGGGGGTGCGCTACGGACAGGGCTACCAGCTCGCGCACCCGGGGCCGCTGGCGGCGCACCTGGCGCGCTATCCGGCGATCGAGGACGGCATCGGCTAA